One genomic segment of Rubripirellula amarantea includes these proteins:
- a CDS encoding ribonuclease H family protein, with translation MKYSLEDVTRPLAPGVAADRSVKAKGRSAADSRTPTQSHLSEPTSSEFLLVCTAQSLTLDSGTWSFSLESVDGQSVLEASDEEFGDLNRLSLLAAVRGLEAIDGSSAVTLLSHNRYLIRSLSDSLPRWRQNNFVWEHFGRRIDVQHADLWRRVDHALAIHRVEACLVSSRLVSNGKADAARGLRVMPSANVAESSNDSVQWRIDGAHGKGVPAPSGRSSRREQAAPSDNLRRWLLGGAASSRHVSRGQRFTAADLMETA, from the coding sequence GTGAAATACTCACTCGAGGACGTTACTCGTCCACTCGCTCCCGGCGTTGCTGCCGATCGGAGCGTCAAAGCAAAAGGCCGATCGGCTGCTGATAGTCGGACACCTACCCAATCGCACCTGAGCGAACCAACGAGTTCGGAGTTCCTGCTAGTCTGCACGGCACAATCGTTGACCTTGGATTCGGGAACGTGGTCGTTCTCGCTCGAGTCCGTTGACGGTCAATCGGTGCTTGAAGCTTCGGATGAAGAGTTCGGCGATCTGAACCGTCTGTCCTTGCTTGCTGCAGTTCGAGGACTCGAAGCGATCGACGGCTCGTCGGCGGTAACGTTGTTGAGCCACAATCGATATCTGATTCGATCTCTATCCGATTCATTACCAAGGTGGCGGCAAAACAATTTTGTATGGGAACACTTCGGTCGTCGCATCGATGTTCAGCACGCGGACTTGTGGCGACGAGTGGATCACGCGTTGGCCATCCATCGCGTGGAAGCATGTCTAGTGTCATCGCGTTTGGTCAGCAATGGAAAAGCAGATGCTGCGCGCGGATTGCGAGTGATGCCTAGCGCTAACGTGGCTGAATCTTCCAACGATTCGGTTCAATGGCGGATCGATGGCGCCCACGGCAAGGGTGTTCCCGCACCAAGCGGACGATCGTCAAGACGCGAACAAGCCGCACCGTCTGACAACCTTCGTCGTTGGTTATTGGGCGGCGCTGCGTCGAGCCGACACGTATCTAGGGGGCAGCGTTTCACTGCGGCTGACTTGATGGAAACGGCCTAA
- a CDS encoding DUF2780 domain-containing protein, translated as MDELIAQLTSKLGIDESVANLATGKAMAMVKQHAGDDLFAKISSAIPGAADIASSAASDAAEPVEGGGMLGKLAGMASSALGGSAGGGLELGAALTSAGVEPDKMGGFVTMLIQFLKDKVGDEVTEQILAKFPMLKTLLG; from the coding sequence ATGGACGAACTAATTGCACAACTGACTAGCAAACTCGGCATAGACGAATCCGTTGCCAATTTGGCTACTGGAAAAGCAATGGCGATGGTCAAACAGCACGCTGGCGATGACCTGTTTGCCAAAATATCCTCGGCGATTCCCGGTGCGGCTGACATTGCCAGTTCGGCTGCTTCGGATGCGGCGGAGCCTGTCGAAGGTGGCGGGATGCTCGGCAAACTTGCTGGAATGGCTTCGAGTGCACTGGGCGGATCGGCTGGCGGTGGCCTAGAACTCGGGGCGGCATTGACATCAGCAGGCGTTGAGCCTGATAAGATGGGCGGATTCGTGACGATGCTGATTCAGTTTTTGAAGGACAAGGTCGGCGACGAAGTCACGGAACAAATTCTTGCTAAGTTCCCGATGTTGAAAACCCTCCTGGGTTAG
- a CDS encoding sugar phosphate isomerase/epimerase family protein, translating into MKFGICNETFGDWPLEKALAFAREAGYTGWEIAPFMLTENLMTYSTTKRREYRKAVEGAGFEIIGLHWLLAKTKGLHLTTQDRVAREDTSEYLRELIRLCSDLGGEVMVLGSPLQRNYPKSQSLESAMRNAASVIRDVTPDLEEYCVRIAVEPLGRQEGNFLNTAASARKLISMIDSEHVRLHLDVKAMSDEETPIVDIIRDNADAMIHFHANDANRQGPGMGEIDFKPIFQTLKEVGYDGWVSVEVFDYEPGVERLVTESMANMRAAMD; encoded by the coding sequence ATGAAATTCGGAATTTGCAACGAGACGTTTGGTGATTGGCCTCTGGAAAAAGCACTCGCGTTTGCGCGCGAAGCAGGATACACGGGCTGGGAAATCGCGCCGTTCATGTTGACGGAAAACCTGATGACCTACTCGACCACCAAGCGACGCGAGTACCGCAAAGCAGTGGAAGGAGCTGGTTTCGAAATCATCGGCTTGCATTGGTTGCTTGCCAAGACAAAGGGCTTGCACCTGACGACGCAAGACCGCGTCGCACGCGAAGACACTTCGGAATACTTGCGAGAGCTGATTCGCTTATGCAGTGACCTCGGTGGGGAAGTGATGGTTTTGGGTTCGCCGTTGCAGCGGAACTACCCTAAGTCTCAATCGCTGGAATCCGCGATGCGAAATGCGGCTAGTGTCATTCGGGATGTGACGCCGGATTTGGAAGAGTACTGCGTCCGCATCGCTGTGGAGCCGTTGGGGCGCCAAGAAGGTAATTTCCTGAACACCGCTGCATCGGCTCGGAAATTGATTTCGATGATCGACAGCGAACATGTTCGTTTGCACCTGGACGTCAAGGCAATGAGCGACGAGGAAACTCCTATCGTCGACATCATCCGCGACAACGCCGATGCGATGATCCACTTCCACGCCAACGATGCGAATCGCCAAGGCCCGGGAATGGGTGAGATTGACTTCAAGCCAATCTTTCAAACCCTGAAAGAAGTGGGATACGACGGTTGGGTCAGTGTCGAAGTGTTTGATTACGAACCAGGTGTGGAACGATTGGTGACCGAGAGCATGGCGAACATGCGGGCGGCCATGGACTAG
- a CDS encoding lysophospholipid acyltransferase family protein, producing MISSRLRPALAHLGDALAYFLVRVIVAVIQVLPLDMGNSLCRGLAWLLTGPLPVRAKATDHNLNLIFPNATAQQRLQLKKAMWHHLLLMVCEIAWAQRRLHLTNWHRHVTFRENETMLGYMLGPRPTVLVTGHFGNFEIGGYVSGLMGVSTLTIARRLDNAYLHRWVERFRSAKGQHMVDKEGCAQMVDAHLRAGGILSLLADQHAGDKGCWVDFMGAPASCHKALSLFSLSSDAPMLVVSTQRIGGKPMQFEVNCYGIADPLSGGEECSGVPAMTKWYNERLAAAVAEAPEQYWWLHRRWRKPPARVAKRLAKAAASA from the coding sequence ATGATCAGCTCACGACTACGCCCGGCTCTCGCACATCTTGGCGATGCGCTCGCGTATTTCTTGGTGCGAGTGATCGTGGCCGTCATTCAAGTTCTGCCTTTGGACATGGGCAATTCGTTGTGCCGCGGATTGGCTTGGCTGCTGACCGGTCCGTTGCCCGTGCGTGCCAAGGCCACCGATCACAATCTCAACTTGATCTTTCCTAACGCGACCGCTCAACAACGTTTGCAACTCAAGAAAGCCATGTGGCACCATCTGTTGTTGATGGTCTGCGAAATCGCTTGGGCTCAGCGAAGACTGCATCTAACAAACTGGCATCGTCATGTCACGTTCCGTGAGAACGAAACGATGCTGGGCTACATGCTCGGTCCGCGTCCGACCGTTTTGGTGACCGGACATTTCGGGAATTTCGAAATTGGCGGCTATGTTTCGGGTTTGATGGGGGTGTCCACGTTGACGATCGCGAGGCGACTGGACAACGCATACCTGCACCGTTGGGTGGAGCGGTTTCGTAGCGCCAAAGGTCAACACATGGTCGACAAGGAAGGTTGTGCGCAAATGGTCGACGCGCACCTGCGAGCCGGGGGAATCCTGTCGTTGTTAGCGGATCAGCATGCTGGCGATAAAGGTTGCTGGGTCGACTTTATGGGTGCACCGGCGTCCTGTCACAAGGCACTGTCTCTCTTTTCACTTTCATCGGACGCACCCATGCTGGTCGTTTCGACTCAGCGAATAGGTGGGAAGCCAATGCAGTTCGAGGTGAACTGTTACGGAATCGCTGACCCGCTCAGCGGCGGCGAAGAGTGTAGCGGAGTGCCCGCGATGACGAAGTGGTACAACGAGCGCTTAGCCGCTGCGGTCGCGGAGGCACCTGAACAGTACTGGTGGCTGCATCGGAGATGGCGAAAGCCACCCGCTCGGGTTGCCAAACGGTTGGCAAAAGCGGCAGCGAGTGCCTAA
- a CDS encoding RrF2 family transcriptional regulator, with amino-acid sequence MTISARAHYACLAMVELAIRQNEGSVVTIREITDRHDIPGPFLVQILRTLRSAGWVESTRGSQGGYRLGVDPETISVLEIAEMVGCQESGCRTDAAPTPAGELLQEIWAEAAEASRSVLAATRLSDLVERSRHGQETMFYI; translated from the coding sequence ATGACAATTTCTGCACGCGCTCATTACGCTTGCCTTGCAATGGTGGAACTCGCCATTCGTCAAAACGAAGGTTCGGTCGTGACCATCCGCGAGATCACGGATCGTCACGATATTCCGGGACCATTCTTGGTGCAAATATTGCGTACCCTTCGTAGCGCTGGATGGGTCGAAAGCACTCGTGGCAGCCAAGGCGGTTACCGCTTGGGCGTAGATCCGGAAACGATCAGCGTTCTCGAGATCGCGGAAATGGTCGGCTGCCAGGAATCAGGTTGTCGAACGGACGCTGCCCCGACACCTGCGGGCGAGTTGCTTCAGGAAATCTGGGCGGAAGCCGCGGAAGCGTCTCGAAGCGTGTTAGCAGCAACGCGGCTATCCGATTTGGTCGAGCGATCTCGCCACGGCCAAGAAACGATGTTCTATATCTAG
- a CDS encoding phosphoadenylyl-sulfate reductase, whose translation MSAPSANRPTTKPGEPISAMNQPLPDPKPAAQTPPLQVFSIDSNEPRGALAADPPLAPTDEFLAELEADSLKLESASPQEILQYAVDRFAPNFTMATAFGPEGMTIIHMLSTIAPETPIFNLDTGYQFQETYDLRDRVKEKYGIEVEYKLPDTTVEEYEAANGGPVYKTNPNQCCFDRKLRVLHEAAKGKHAWASAIRRDQSPDRAKAPIVGWDRKFQLVKISPLANWTKKDVWNLILDQDIPYNPLHDKGYPSVGCWPCTRSTQLGEDERAGRWSGFQKTECGLHSSD comes from the coding sequence ATGTCCGCCCCATCCGCCAACAGACCAACCACCAAGCCCGGTGAGCCGATTTCAGCCATGAACCAGCCTTTGCCGGACCCCAAACCTGCTGCCCAAACACCACCTTTGCAGGTGTTTTCGATTGATAGCAACGAGCCGCGTGGAGCACTCGCTGCCGATCCTCCGCTTGCGCCAACCGATGAATTTTTAGCTGAGCTTGAAGCCGATAGCCTGAAACTTGAATCGGCTTCTCCACAAGAGATTCTTCAGTACGCAGTCGATCGTTTTGCGCCGAATTTTACGATGGCAACGGCGTTTGGCCCCGAAGGGATGACAATCATTCACATGTTGTCAACGATCGCTCCTGAAACACCCATCTTCAATCTCGATACGGGATACCAGTTCCAAGAGACCTATGACCTTCGCGATCGGGTGAAAGAAAAGTACGGAATCGAAGTCGAGTACAAGCTGCCCGACACCACCGTTGAGGAATACGAAGCTGCTAATGGCGGGCCGGTTTACAAGACCAACCCGAACCAATGCTGCTTCGACCGCAAACTAAGAGTTCTTCATGAGGCCGCGAAGGGTAAGCACGCTTGGGCGAGCGCGATTCGTCGTGACCAGAGCCCGGATCGTGCGAAGGCCCCCATCGTTGGCTGGGACCGCAAGTTCCAACTCGTGAAGATTTCTCCGTTGGCAAACTGGACTAAGAAAGACGTTTGGAATTTGATTCTCGACCAAGACATTCCTTACAACCCATTGCACGACAAGGGTTACCCGAGTGTTGGCTGCTGGCCGTGCACACGCTCAACCCAGTTGGGTGAAGACGAGCGAGCGGGGCGATGGAGCGGATTTCAAAAAACCGAGTGTGGACTTCATTCTTCCGATTAA
- a CDS encoding HEAT repeat domain-containing protein has translation MKRYLAAVLTLSLAATPAIADSLELLGGGHLTGKVVRKGKSVFVAVDDEIQIAVEDARVLRSVNSDELKEYKSLAASVGDDPEAHYKLAIWCATPGNVPGFKQFYTRFHMQRAIELDPNHEAARGYLKYKKDGNKWVRTVDLMRDRGMVRQKGRWEMPEAVALNEVSETTEVSVKTWIRDLSRLLKVIQKGDSTSNRKYAEAVAEMRAIDDPLAAPAISRELMDRRPLPRQAVNPSVRALRRELLTLLIKLDSPVSVQTMVEMGMQETDPDLRERALDALTERGTSSAIATYMATLTDPRSSNELINRAARALQWFPREELAMDYINALVTTHTEVPPAGPELQLGFGNDGGGGMTTGRKKVVIKTTKTNPAVLALVKKVIDEVDYGYDEKKWQAYIAAKKNAYSGDLRRDP, from the coding sequence ATGAAACGCTACCTCGCCGCCGTGCTGACGCTTTCCTTGGCCGCCACCCCTGCGATAGCGGACTCTTTGGAATTGTTGGGAGGTGGCCATTTGACGGGCAAGGTCGTTCGCAAAGGTAAGTCGGTCTTCGTCGCGGTGGATGATGAAATCCAGATCGCGGTTGAGGATGCCCGCGTGCTCAGATCGGTCAATTCCGATGAGCTGAAGGAATACAAGTCGCTCGCGGCATCCGTTGGCGACGATCCCGAAGCTCACTACAAGCTGGCGATCTGGTGCGCGACTCCGGGTAACGTTCCTGGCTTCAAGCAGTTTTACACGCGTTTCCACATGCAGCGTGCCATCGAACTCGATCCCAACCATGAAGCAGCTCGCGGCTATTTGAAGTACAAGAAAGATGGCAATAAATGGGTACGCACGGTGGACCTGATGCGTGACCGAGGCATGGTTCGGCAAAAAGGCCGTTGGGAAATGCCTGAAGCGGTCGCGTTGAACGAAGTTTCCGAAACCACCGAAGTGTCCGTGAAGACTTGGATTCGTGACCTGTCGCGACTATTGAAAGTGATCCAAAAAGGCGACAGCACGTCCAACCGCAAGTACGCCGAAGCAGTCGCGGAAATGCGAGCGATTGATGACCCACTGGCGGCGCCTGCGATCTCTAGGGAACTGATGGATCGGCGGCCGCTACCCCGACAAGCGGTGAATCCTTCTGTTCGCGCTCTACGACGCGAACTGTTGACGTTGCTAATCAAATTGGATAGCCCCGTGTCAGTTCAAACGATGGTTGAGATGGGCATGCAAGAAACGGACCCGGACCTTCGCGAACGTGCTCTCGATGCCCTTACCGAGCGTGGTACCAGTTCGGCGATCGCAACTTACATGGCAACGCTGACGGATCCGCGAAGCAGCAACGAATTGATCAATCGCGCAGCGCGGGCGTTGCAGTGGTTTCCGCGAGAGGAGTTGGCGATGGACTACATCAATGCACTTGTCACAACGCACACGGAAGTTCCGCCTGCTGGTCCCGAGTTGCAACTTGGATTCGGAAACGATGGTGGCGGAGGAATGACGACAGGGCGCAAGAAGGTAGTGATCAAGACCACCAAAACGAACCCAGCCGTGCTTGCCCTAGTGAAGAAAGTCATCGATGAGGTCGACTACGGATACGACGAAAAGAAGTGGCAAGCTTACATCGCTGCTAAGAAGAATGCGTACAGTGGCGATTTACGCCGCGACCCGTGA
- a CDS encoding HD-GYP domain-containing protein gives MESITDDHEMLQSELQTRLGVRVAIADPAAIGCPDVVVAAIDSEDGSAITSFDSTRANVALAISDRQVAYWSTNRSLAYSSIRHARTIVDLHSLRFQYQSVQSQCDQLADEADALAAQVVNDFEELSLIRTLASAMELPSNGTDINELCARTLVPLCNGLGAVSIAAVFLGEDGETLRPVWWSGERLTSDESLAKVVAQHREEAALQPVVRNKHNEFNHEFHVDELNEYVVVQCRSEGRLHGWLVACNRVAECVETVAWAQLGFTTVQASLLETATNQLAAQLHNGRLLRQKEELFTDVVRALVNAVEARDPYTCGHSERVAQFARCLARSIGETTAGCERIYLTGLLHDVGKIAIPDGVLQKPGKLDDDERAIIETHTDAGWRILHELEALRDVLPGVLYHHEKYNGKGYPDGLVGENIPLDGRILAVCDAFDAMTSDRPYRDGMSTEKAVAILREGAGDYWDPNLIDAFCDHIADIDEIRISHRPRRQAKRPSPIDGKPAAYESGVATFS, from the coding sequence GTGGAAAGCATCACTGACGATCACGAAATGCTGCAAAGCGAACTGCAAACCCGATTGGGAGTGCGCGTCGCGATAGCGGATCCTGCTGCTATCGGTTGCCCGGATGTCGTGGTGGCGGCCATCGATAGCGAGGATGGATCGGCAATCACATCGTTTGATTCCACGCGAGCCAATGTCGCATTGGCGATCAGCGATAGACAGGTTGCTTATTGGTCCACCAACCGCAGCCTCGCCTATTCGTCGATCCGACACGCGCGAACCATCGTCGACCTGCACAGCCTTCGGTTTCAATATCAATCGGTCCAAAGTCAATGCGATCAACTTGCTGATGAAGCCGATGCATTGGCAGCCCAAGTCGTCAACGACTTTGAAGAACTGTCTTTGATTCGCACGCTCGCTTCGGCCATGGAATTGCCTTCCAACGGGACCGATATCAACGAACTCTGTGCCAGAACGCTTGTTCCGCTTTGCAATGGTCTTGGTGCTGTTTCCATTGCTGCGGTGTTCCTGGGCGAAGATGGCGAAACTTTGCGTCCGGTGTGGTGGTCAGGTGAAAGATTGACCAGCGATGAATCGCTCGCCAAAGTCGTTGCTCAGCATCGCGAAGAAGCAGCCTTACAGCCAGTGGTTCGGAACAAGCACAACGAATTCAATCACGAATTTCACGTTGACGAACTCAATGAGTATGTCGTGGTCCAGTGCCGCAGCGAAGGTCGGCTGCATGGTTGGCTGGTCGCTTGCAACCGCGTCGCCGAGTGCGTGGAAACCGTCGCGTGGGCTCAGCTTGGCTTCACTACTGTTCAAGCGTCGCTTCTAGAAACCGCCACTAACCAACTCGCGGCTCAATTGCACAACGGTCGCCTTTTGCGTCAAAAGGAAGAACTATTTACCGACGTGGTTCGAGCGTTAGTCAATGCCGTCGAAGCACGCGATCCCTACACTTGCGGACACAGCGAACGAGTAGCCCAGTTCGCTCGTTGTCTTGCACGGTCGATTGGCGAGACCACCGCCGGATGCGAACGGATTTATCTTACCGGCTTGCTTCATGATGTTGGCAAGATCGCGATCCCTGATGGAGTGCTGCAAAAACCAGGGAAACTCGACGACGACGAACGCGCGATCATCGAAACACATACCGACGCGGGTTGGCGAATCCTTCACGAGCTCGAAGCCCTTCGGGATGTCTTGCCGGGTGTGCTCTATCATCACGAAAAGTACAACGGCAAAGGGTATCCAGATGGCCTGGTCGGTGAAAACATACCACTTGATGGACGGATTCTGGCCGTGTGCGACGCGTTTGACGCGATGACAAGCGATCGTCCTTACCGAGATGGCATGTCGACCGAAAAAGCTGTCGCGATCCTGCGTGAAGGAGCTGGTGACTACTGGGATCCCAACTTGATCGACGCGTTTTGTGATCACATCGCCGACATCGACGAGATTCGGATCAGCCATCGACCTCGACGCCAAGCCAAACGCCCCTCACCGATCGACGGTAAACCTGCGGCATACGAATCTGGCGTCGCAACGTTTTCGTAG
- a CDS encoding response regulator, protein MSQSKSVLIAEDNPGLARVLSFKFKSSGFNPIVCPDGQFAWEAFEQGGFSAVVSDQEMPRMSGVDLCRSIRNSGSLVPFFLVTGRQLELSSTGVAEELSINGIIGKPFSPANVIAAVNAALEDAIKA, encoded by the coding sequence ATGTCTCAATCCAAGAGCGTTCTCATCGCAGAAGACAACCCGGGGCTGGCGCGTGTCCTTTCGTTTAAGTTTAAGTCGTCCGGATTCAACCCTATCGTGTGTCCCGATGGTCAGTTCGCTTGGGAAGCATTCGAGCAAGGTGGATTCAGCGCCGTGGTGAGCGACCAAGAGATGCCTCGCATGTCCGGCGTGGATCTTTGCCGTTCCATTCGAAACTCGGGATCCTTGGTTCCGTTCTTTCTTGTCACCGGTCGACAATTGGAATTGTCTTCGACCGGCGTCGCCGAGGAGCTAAGCATCAATGGAATCATCGGCAAGCCCTTCTCGCCAGCCAACGTGATCGCGGCGGTCAACGCGGCCCTAGAAGATGCCATCAAGGCATAG
- a CDS encoding response regulator, with protein sequence MSIEKTQEQLANGIAATFTQAAADTAQKMRILIADSNATIRKLLRHGLADDLYELIEASDGHEALKLAMQRPEPHAILIDAGISGVNGLEVCRRLKSDMQYRTIPVIIMTTSGANEDINDAVEAGADEFLSKPVNRGELNVRIRSITRMHKGNAEMIGAESVALSLARAVASKDGYSSGHVEQVANLAVDFGKALGMDSAELKMLRYGAILHNVGKIAIPDSILEKTGPLTPRERALFHQHPRVGCDICGPLQPLRPVLPIIRHHKEHFDGTGYPDGLRGNEIPLKAQIVGIVDVYSALTNDRPFRRAKSQAEAIEILRERARNGVHDPELIESFCEAMCPGVVGAEDVVDAGSPLETAS encoded by the coding sequence ATGAGTATCGAAAAGACCCAAGAGCAGCTCGCAAATGGAATTGCCGCAACGTTCACTCAGGCGGCTGCCGATACCGCTCAGAAAATGCGAATCCTGATCGCGGATTCCAACGCAACCATCCGCAAACTGCTGCGGCATGGATTAGCCGATGATCTTTACGAGCTTATCGAGGCTTCCGATGGGCACGAAGCACTTAAGCTCGCAATGCAACGTCCTGAACCTCACGCCATCTTGATCGACGCGGGAATCAGCGGCGTGAACGGATTGGAAGTATGTCGACGATTGAAGAGCGACATGCAGTACCGCACGATCCCGGTCATTATCATGACCACCTCCGGTGCGAACGAAGACATCAACGACGCAGTGGAAGCGGGCGCTGATGAATTCCTTTCGAAGCCGGTCAATCGTGGTGAACTCAACGTACGCATTCGCTCGATCACTCGCATGCATAAAGGCAACGCCGAGATGATCGGTGCCGAAAGCGTTGCACTGAGTCTCGCTCGTGCTGTCGCCAGCAAGGATGGCTACAGCAGCGGTCACGTGGAACAGGTCGCCAATCTTGCGGTCGATTTTGGCAAAGCGCTCGGCATGGACTCCGCCGAATTGAAAATGCTGCGTTACGGGGCGATCTTGCACAATGTTGGCAAAATCGCGATCCCTGATTCGATCTTGGAAAAGACCGGCCCACTGACCCCTCGTGAGCGAGCACTTTTTCATCAACACCCACGCGTCGGTTGCGATATTTGTGGACCGCTGCAACCCCTGCGACCCGTGTTGCCCATCATTCGCCACCACAAGGAACACTTCGACGGCACCGGTTATCCCGACGGTCTGCGTGGAAATGAAATTCCGCTCAAGGCTCAAATCGTTGGGATCGTTGACGTCTACAGTGCTCTTACCAACGACCGCCCTTTTCGACGCGCCAAGTCACAAGCCGAGGCGATCGAGATCCTTCGCGAACGAGCACGAAACGGTGTTCATGATCCAGAATTGATCGAAAGTTTCTGCGAAGCCATGTGTCCCGGCGTCGTCGGGGCCGAAGATGTCGTCGACGCAGGATCTCCGCTGGAAACGGCTTCGTAG
- a CDS encoding sensor histidine kinase, producing MEIKPTLAKKVLNTDVGIFCLAIVFIGVMHAIAFEDRMVLILYYLAAVGSAYALVKRRAIGLASAIVCIVAATMFAQLYYEARPDHWHPVFDAFRDMLGLGALIYLTVRLLMMSYQMQSEEKKRVLQSKVQEQLIAMRADALRQTSHEVRTPLSTITAISETLLDGSTGDLTDDQREFIGDIDEAAQHLLALVNDILDYAKAEAGMIRIAPQPVALVELINQCVSMVGPRADTAGVSVTAQVDPTLNEVVADPLRLRQILLNLLSNAIKYNSEGGNVIVRVRPEGSDKFRISVRDTGRGIAPEHLEHLFEPYYQAAIADQGIGTGLGLAIMKHLSELHGGTIEVESVVDTGTVFTVVLPMEAVAAVSEEKVAQAASIVRPDMSLDLSAV from the coding sequence ATGGAAATCAAACCCACACTCGCGAAGAAGGTACTCAACACCGACGTTGGGATCTTCTGCCTAGCCATCGTCTTCATCGGAGTGATGCATGCGATCGCGTTTGAAGACCGAATGGTATTGATCCTGTACTATTTGGCTGCCGTGGGTTCCGCATACGCGTTGGTAAAGCGTCGTGCTATCGGTTTGGCATCAGCGATTGTTTGCATTGTCGCCGCCACGATGTTTGCACAACTCTATTACGAAGCTCGCCCTGACCATTGGCACCCCGTTTTCGATGCCTTTCGCGACATGCTTGGGCTGGGAGCACTGATCTATCTCACCGTTCGGTTGTTGATGATGAGCTACCAGATGCAGTCCGAGGAAAAGAAGCGAGTTCTACAATCCAAAGTGCAAGAGCAGCTCATTGCCATGCGGGCCGATGCACTGCGTCAAACATCGCATGAAGTGAGGACGCCTCTTTCAACCATCACGGCGATCAGCGAAACCCTGCTCGATGGATCGACCGGCGACTTAACCGACGATCAGCGTGAGTTCATAGGAGACATCGACGAGGCCGCTCAACATTTGCTCGCCCTGGTCAATGACATCCTGGACTACGCCAAAGCAGAGGCGGGTATGATTCGCATCGCTCCGCAACCCGTCGCCCTGGTTGAACTGATCAATCAATGCGTCAGCATGGTGGGGCCAAGAGCCGACACCGCCGGCGTTAGCGTCACCGCCCAGGTTGATCCTACGCTCAATGAAGTGGTCGCTGACCCGTTGCGACTGCGTCAAATTTTGTTGAACCTGCTTTCCAACGCGATCAAATACAACTCCGAAGGCGGCAATGTGATCGTTCGCGTTCGTCCCGAGGGCAGCGATAAGTTCCGCATCAGCGTTCGAGACACCGGACGCGGCATCGCCCCCGAACATCTTGAGCATCTGTTCGAACCCTACTACCAAGCCGCCATTGCCGACCAAGGCATCGGTACTGGATTGGGCTTGGCCATCATGAAACACCTATCGGAATTACACGGCGGAACGATTGAGGTCGAAAGCGTCGTCGACACCGGAACTGTGTTCACCGTTGTCTTGCCTATGGAAGCCGTCGCGGCAGTCTCGGAAGAAAAGGTCGCCCAAGCCGCTTCGATCGTGCGTCCCGACATGTCATTGGACCTGTCGGCTGTTTAG